GTTATCTGCAGGAATGGCCGATAAGGTATCCTTAAGAATTAAATATACCCTTGTGCCATATGCATCAATGATATCATGCACAACCCCATTTTCCAAAGCGACCTCCCTGTTTTCAAACCAGCATCGTGCAGTTGCATTCTCCTGCAAGGAAGTAGTCAGGGTATATGCTTTGGGTTTATTCTCATTATTCACCGCAATCAGCAACGTATTTCCCTGATAACTGTATGCTTTCGTTAAGATCTTTGGATCATCTGCATGTATTGCAGGCGCCACATCAGCAGATAATAAAAAAGAGGTCATCTGTGCAGTTTCTACCGCCACATTGCTGGCGGCAGACCATGCAGAAACAGACTGTGGGTTCAGGTTGCCCGGTGCATGTACATAGTATTGAATACCCTTTGCACCTCCAATCAATCCCATATAGGTCATCAGTCTGATCTCCGCACCTGTCGGCTCCCTGTTCCACATTTCCTGACCGCCAAATGCCTGTGGCACCAGCCATACTGATTTTTCATACTGATAAGCAGTTGTATATTGGGTCAGGTCGTCCATCACCTTATCAGCAGGACCCGGAATAGGATAGGGGTCAGTCATCGCTATATCCATCGTGTTCCTGTAATCATTTGCTTTTTGCGGCATCATAAATACAATGGAAACAGGATGGTAAGGATCCAGTTCGTGGATCAGCTGATACGCCGCTTCCAGTATAGCAGGTGGACGCCCCTGTCCATCCGGTTCGTCATTGATATAATAAGATAACAGCGCAGGATGATCTTTGAATGCCAGCACTTCACTTTTTAATAAAGCGAGTTTTTCTTCCTCCGTTTTATCCAGCCCTTTATCGCCGTTATGCCCACTGCCTATGAGGGAGTTCACACCATACTGAACTTTCACACCTACCTGTGCACAACGGTCCATATAACCTTTACGTTCTGCCAGTCCTTCAGGCAGGTTGCCCTGGTATACACCGATCATATTGAATCCATGTGTCACTTCTCTTTCAGGCAGATCGCCGGCAGGAACGCAATAAAATCCAAAGGGGAAAAAGGGCAATCCGTCGGCAATTAACCCGCCTGTAAGCTGGTCTATCTGTACAGCATTTGCTTTTGGTGCGAGTTTGACAATGTTAACGTCACCCTTCTGCACAGTAGCGCCATCTTTCTCCAATACATAATGCAAGGCAGTGGTACCCGTTGGTAATGCATCCAGGTTGAATTGAGTTGAAAGCCGCTGCCCTTCTGTTTTAGCAGTGATTGCCAGTTTTTCGTTGCGTAGCGATAAATTGAGTTTGTAATTCGCCTGATCGGGCAATATGCAAATGATACTGCCTTCTTTTTCAGTGAGATAATAATTGTACCTGGTAAAGACTTTGACCTGTGCATGTAATACCACCCCCCATATGCATAGGAGTGCACTCAGCATGACTTTCTTCATTGAGACCTGTTTTAATAATGTATGGGTAAAGTATAAAAAAGATGATGATAAAAAAACATATTTTTGCTCCTCATATGAAATACATCTTCCTTACCTCATTATTACTGGTAGCTATGGCGCCCGCTATTGCGCAGACAGCTGACAGATTAGATTTTCCCCTCTGGCAACTGGAACAAGGTACTTCCCTCTCTGTATATGCTGACAAGGCTTATATCCGTAGCACACCTTCGGTAAAGGGTACCATAGTAGACTCTTTATTGCCAGGTAGTAAAGTGGTAGCCGATTCAGTGATGACCGCATCTCCGCTTACTATGAAAGGGCTGACCGCTGCCTGGTTGAAAACGCACTATACTGCCGGGGGCAAAGAGGTGAAAGGATATATCTGGGTAGGCCTGCTCTCATTGGGTACATTTACAAAAGATGATGTCAGTTTCGTATACGGGTTAGAGAAAAGAACGGTTGTATCCGAAAAAGAAGAATCCCTGACAGTGCGTGTCAAAGCAGTGGATAAAGACCATCGTATACTGGACATGAAAGAATGGACGGTGAGTGGTGGTGAAAATGCGAGAAGCACCGAAAGCAAACTACTGGGAGAAATGGGGCTGGATAGTGTAAAAGAGATCTTCCGGCTCAACTTCAGTGGCGATGCCTGTGGTTTACCAACTGATTACTACTACTTTGGCTGGAATGGCAGCAAATTGCTCACGCTCCCCGGCAAAACCAACATCGTCGATGCAGGTGCATTTGCTTATACCGAAACACTGATCTTTCCAAAGGAAGTGAATGGCCAACCCGGTAAGATCCTGAAACTGAAAGTATCAGAACAATACGGCGAAGATGGAGAAACGGTGGAAAGCAAAAAAGTAGAAAGAGAAATCTATACCTGGGATGGCAGCAAAGCCACTAAACAATAACCTCCTTTTTTACGACTATTCGTAAAACTGTCAAAATCTACGAAATATCGTAAGCTGCCTTTCATGTTTAAAATACTAACTAGCTAAATTACAATACTTTATTTACTGGAATGGCCTTTGTTTGCTTTTTCATGATTAACTTATATTCTCATGAAGCAAGGCAACATGATGGTGGAATTTCTTTTATCGCTCAGTAATGACATTGCCCTGATTCGTGACAAAGACGATTTTCTCAGGGTACTGCGGGAGCGGTTAAAAGAAGTGATCCATTTCAATGACATCGTCATCAATATCTTTGGTGAAGATGGTAAGTCCCTGGTACCATATCTTTATTATTCGGAAGGCCGGCGCAGGCACCATCCTGCATTTCAATGCAGTGGACACAGTAAAATAAGCAGCGATCATATCTTCGAAGCTGTCATGGCTGCCGAACAGCCACAGGTATTCAATGTACGAAAGCTCTTACAGGCTAAATCGCCTCCTGCTTATATTCCATTATTCCGGGAAACGGGTATCGTGGAATTTTCAGGCATCCGTTTGCGCAGCGCAACACAGGAAATTGGTTGCCTGTTTTTATTTTCAGAACAGACAGACACCTTCCCCGACCCGGTTTTACAACTTATAAAAGGCGTTTCTC
This Chitinophaga sancti DNA region includes the following protein-coding sequences:
- a CDS encoding discoidin domain-containing protein — protein: MKKVMLSALLCIWGVVLHAQVKVFTRYNYYLTEKEGSIICILPDQANYKLNLSLRNEKLAITAKTEGQRLSTQFNLDALPTGTTALHYVLEKDGATVQKGDVNIVKLAPKANAVQIDQLTGGLIADGLPFFPFGFYCVPAGDLPEREVTHGFNMIGVYQGNLPEGLAERKGYMDRCAQVGVKVQYGVNSLIGSGHNGDKGLDKTEEEKLALLKSEVLAFKDHPALLSYYINDEPDGQGRPPAILEAAYQLIHELDPYHPVSIVFMMPQKANDYRNTMDIAMTDPYPIPGPADKVMDDLTQYTTAYQYEKSVWLVPQAFGGQEMWNREPTGAEIRLMTYMGLIGGAKGIQYYVHAPGNLNPQSVSAWSAASNVAVETAQMTSFLLSADVAPAIHADDPKILTKAYSYQGNTLLIAVNNENKPKAYTLTTSLQENATARCWFENREVALENGVVHDIIDAYGTRVYLILKDTLSAIPADNMTLNPSFEKIVSPGLPIGSNVTSTSHRKADVGASFFVDPRQHADGMFSLRLITPVDSGGNKIRLIPMVMTKGNSYTVSIRAKAKAQEHMPTFRMTIDAMEQDHTYTLTPEWEAYNFTFQAPVSSTTAILTLELIEQGTAWFDLFTASPDPVITYKINDDRTATVNINTNSNKEIRYAINQLPDAQSPLYTKPVAMHAAGTISAGIFDHGKQIAGSNTFVPVNLALGRKVTIAQPFAPQYAAAGDSTLTDGNMGTTAFKCGKWLGFNGKDLDATVDMGNTTPMKRVIASFLCDPNSGIFLPKEVAVYTSRDGKKYKLAGKVYNTRNVRGEPYLQQFSIPVKGNARYVRITGKAFGAIPEGYLFVGSTSWLFTDEILVQ